A single Carnobacterium inhibens subsp. inhibens DSM 13024 DNA region contains:
- a CDS encoding nucleoside-diphosphate sugar epimerase/dehydratase, translated as MSRKIKKSILIGFDSLSILTSGWIAYFFLDPYIALTVQSFTTTLGLTIIIYLIFATQYKLFSKINRYTSIRESLAVVACVSFSFIASGLISVVLLQTVSFRFIVLTYIFSLASIVGSRILWRIFNEHQYKKLHGHLVEQQIRTLVVGAGNGGSVFIRSLKRNPSDVKVVGIVDDDFSKLKTLMYEVPIIGNIKDIPELVKKYRAQQITIAIPSLKPKEYERILDICNQAEITVNQMPSIEDVLQGKLSVSQFREIDVVDLLGRDEVKLDMQKISTKLSGKTVLVSGAGGSIGSEICRQIARFSPKKIILLGHGENSIYQINKELNNKYTGQIEIVPIIADIQDRNRIFEVMQQYIPDRVYHAAAHKHVPMMEYNPREAVKNNIYGTKNMAEAAKAAGVNSFVMISTDKAVNPPNIMGATKRVAEMIVTGLNEPGNTKFAAVRFGNVLGSRGSVVPLFKEQIKSGGPVTVTDFRMTRYFMTIPEASRLVIQAGALAQGGEIFILDMGEPVKIVDLAKKVVKLSGFTENEIPILETGIRPGEKLYEELLVDSEQSDQQVYEKIFVGKVTDKPLSNVMEFVYTLDDCSSEELKERLIGFANEKSEKKTVQHFQNKKEGVNTDVQENVQTSY; from the coding sequence ATGAGTAGGAAAATAAAAAAAAGTATTCTGATTGGATTTGATAGTCTTTCTATATTGACATCAGGATGGATAGCATATTTCTTTTTAGATCCTTATATTGCACTTACAGTTCAATCATTTACTACAACTTTAGGATTAACAATCATTATTTATCTAATCTTTGCAACTCAATACAAGTTATTTTCTAAGATTAATCGCTATACAAGTATACGTGAATCTCTAGCTGTAGTAGCTTGTGTTTCTTTTTCATTTATTGCTTCTGGACTTATTTCTGTAGTGTTGTTACAGACAGTAAGTTTTAGGTTTATTGTATTGACTTATATCTTTTCATTAGCAAGTATAGTTGGAAGTAGAATTCTGTGGCGTATCTTTAATGAACACCAATATAAGAAGTTACATGGACACTTAGTTGAACAACAAATCAGAACACTTGTTGTAGGTGCTGGTAATGGTGGCAGTGTTTTTATACGTAGCTTAAAACGCAACCCTAGTGATGTAAAAGTTGTTGGAATTGTTGATGATGATTTTTCGAAATTAAAAACGTTGATGTATGAAGTACCTATAATCGGAAATATAAAGGATATTCCTGAACTGGTGAAAAAATATAGAGCTCAGCAAATTACAATTGCCATCCCTTCTTTAAAACCAAAAGAGTATGAAAGAATATTAGATATTTGTAATCAAGCGGAGATCACGGTTAATCAAATGCCTTCTATAGAAGACGTTTTACAAGGGAAATTATCTGTTAGTCAATTTAGAGAAATTGATGTTGTAGATTTATTAGGACGGGATGAAGTCAAATTAGACATGCAAAAAATTTCTACAAAGCTTTCTGGTAAAACAGTATTAGTGAGTGGCGCAGGAGGGTCAATTGGCTCAGAGATTTGTCGTCAAATTGCAAGATTCTCACCAAAAAAAATTATTTTGTTAGGACATGGTGAGAACTCTATTTATCAAATTAATAAAGAACTAAATAATAAGTACACTGGACAAATTGAAATTGTTCCTATAATTGCAGATATTCAAGATCGTAATAGAATTTTTGAAGTTATGCAACAATACATACCAGATCGTGTTTATCATGCTGCAGCTCATAAGCATGTACCCATGATGGAATACAATCCAAGAGAAGCCGTTAAAAATAATATATATGGTACTAAAAATATGGCTGAAGCTGCTAAGGCAGCAGGAGTAAATAGTTTTGTCATGATTTCAACTGATAAAGCCGTGAATCCTCCGAATATTATGGGAGCAACTAAGCGTGTTGCTGAAATGATTGTTACTGGACTAAATGAACCAGGAAACACAAAATTTGCAGCAGTGCGATTTGGCAATGTCTTAGGCAGCCGTGGAAGTGTTGTGCCTTTATTTAAGGAACAAATTAAAAGTGGTGGACCGGTTACTGTGACTGACTTTCGCATGACTCGTTACTTCATGACAATACCAGAAGCTAGTCGGTTAGTTATTCAAGCTGGAGCCTTGGCTCAAGGTGGAGAGATTTTTATACTGGATATGGGAGAACCTGTTAAAATTGTTGATTTAGCTAAAAAAGTGGTCAAACTTAGCGGATTTACAGAAAATGAAATTCCTATCCTTGAAACGGGTATTAGACCTGGAGAAAAACTTTACGAAGAATTATTAGTAGATAGCGAACAATCTGATCAACAAGTGTATGAAAAAATATTTGTTGGCAAAGTAACAG
- a CDS encoding CpsD/CapB family tyrosine-protein kinase, which yields MFNKKKKQIETNERPSLVTLTRPSSVIAEQFRTIRTNIQFSMVDKNLKTLVITSAGPGAGKSTISANLAVTFAMQGKKVLIVDADMRKPTVHKTFRLPNRDGLTTLLTEKEVEIKNIAHHLDTEGLFIITSGVIPPNPSELLASNRMNQLMTEFEELFDLIIFDMPPVIAVTDAQVMASKADGTIFVVNKNGADKEMVTKSKELLEKVKANVIGVVFNRVELKGDNNYYYYGESE from the coding sequence GTGTTTAATAAAAAGAAGAAACAAATAGAAACAAATGAACGACCTAGTTTAGTAACTTTAACAAGACCAAGTTCAGTCATTGCAGAGCAATTCAGAACGATCCGTACAAACATTCAATTTTCAATGGTAGATAAAAATCTGAAAACACTCGTTATTACTTCAGCTGGCCCAGGAGCAGGAAAGTCAACGATATCAGCTAATTTAGCAGTTACATTTGCCATGCAAGGAAAAAAAGTTTTGATTGTCGATGCTGATATGCGTAAACCGACAGTTCACAAAACATTTCGATTACCAAATCGTGATGGATTGACAACTTTATTGACAGAAAAAGAAGTTGAAATCAAAAATATTGCTCATCATTTGGATACCGAAGGACTATTTATTATTACAAGTGGCGTTATTCCGCCTAATCCATCTGAACTATTAGCATCTAATCGAATGAATCAACTAATGACAGAATTTGAAGAGTTATTTGATCTGATTATCTTTGATATGCCACCAGTTATTGCGGTTACAGATGCCCAAGTAATGGCAAGTAAAGCTGATGGTACTATCTTTGTGGTTAATAAGAATGGTGCAGACAAAGAAATGGTGACGAAATCAAAAGAATTACTAGAAAAAGTAAAAGCAAATGTTATTGGTGTAGTGTTCAATAGAGTGGAATTGAAAGGTGATAATAATTATTATTACTATGGGGAAAGTGAGTGA
- a CDS encoding YveK family protein: MEEEISLTELFSTLKKRLSMIMSLGLIGLIVAAGFTFFIATPQYNATTQILVNRTTESAEGLQLTDINTNVQMINTYKDIIKGPVILNEVRETLGTNLTATELSNKVEITTQENSQVFSLTVTDESPYEATDIANAVANTFQSEIGNIMNVKNVTIISEAVPNTNQISPNNLLNLVIGLLIGLMIGVGIAFLLEFMDKTVRDERFITENLGWSVLGNVSEMSNDELHAEVKVKRPELNSRRTKSRV, encoded by the coding sequence ATGGAAGAAGAAATAAGTTTGACAGAATTATTTAGTACATTAAAAAAACGCTTGTCAATGATCATGAGTTTAGGTCTGATTGGTTTGATTGTAGCGGCTGGCTTTACATTTTTTATTGCAACTCCACAGTATAATGCTACAACTCAAATATTGGTAAATCGGACAACAGAATCTGCGGAAGGACTTCAACTTACTGATATCAATACTAACGTGCAGATGATCAATACATATAAAGACATTATAAAAGGTCCAGTTATATTAAATGAAGTTCGCGAAACTTTAGGAACAAATTTAACAGCAACTGAATTATCAAATAAAGTTGAAATTACAACGCAAGAAAATTCACAAGTTTTTTCATTAACAGTAACTGATGAAAGTCCATACGAAGCCACAGATATTGCAAACGCGGTTGCTAATACTTTCCAAAGTGAAATAGGGAATATTATGAATGTAAAAAATGTGACCATTATTTCTGAAGCAGTACCTAATACCAATCAAATTTCTCCAAATAATTTATTAAATTTAGTGATTGGTTTACTTATTGGATTAATGATAGGTGTAGGGATTGCATTTTTATTAGAATTTATGGATAAAACAGTCAGAGATGAGCGGTTCATTACAGAAAATTTAGGCTGGTCAGTACTGGGAAATGTTTCTGAAATGTCAAATGATGAATTACATGCTGAAGTAAAAGTTAAACGACCAGAATTAAATTCTAGAAGAACGAAAAGTAGAGTATAA
- the galU gene encoding UTP--glucose-1-phosphate uridylyltransferase GalU, which yields MSKVRKAVIPAAGLGTRFLPATKATAKEMLPIVDKPTIQFIIEEAIDSGIEEILIVTGRSKRSIEDHFDSNFELEQNLQEKEKFELLKLIESTTKIKLHFVRQSYPKGLGDAVLHGKSFVGNEPFIVLLGDDLMVDEIPLTKQLMNHYDETQSSVLATMRVPHKDTSKYGIIDIDGEVSKDLYKVNHFVEKPKPDDAPSDLAIIGRYLLIPEIFEVLENQEPGAGNEVQLTDAIETLNKTQQVLAHEFKGKRYDVGDKFGYMMTNIEYGLEHKEIKDNLKEYIIKLSKELDGRL from the coding sequence ATGTCAAAAGTAAGAAAAGCTGTTATACCCGCAGCAGGATTAGGGACTCGATTTTTACCAGCTACGAAGGCTACAGCGAAAGAAATGTTACCGATTGTAGATAAACCAACAATTCAGTTTATTATTGAAGAAGCGATTGATTCAGGAATTGAAGAAATTTTAATCGTTACTGGAAGAAGCAAACGATCAATTGAAGATCATTTTGATTCTAACTTTGAATTAGAACAAAATCTACAAGAAAAAGAAAAGTTCGAATTATTAAAATTAATTGAAAGTACTACAAAGATTAAATTGCATTTTGTGCGTCAGTCGTACCCTAAAGGATTGGGAGATGCGGTTTTACATGGTAAAAGTTTTGTAGGAAATGAACCCTTTATTGTATTGCTTGGTGACGACTTGATGGTTGATGAAATTCCATTGACGAAACAATTAATGAATCATTACGATGAAACTCAATCTTCAGTGTTGGCTACAATGCGTGTTCCACATAAAGACACATCTAAGTATGGAATTATCGATATTGATGGAGAAGTTTCTAAAGATTTATATAAAGTTAATCACTTTGTTGAAAAACCAAAACCAGATGATGCTCCTAGTGATTTAGCGATTATTGGTCGGTATCTATTAATACCTGAGATTTTTGAAGTATTAGAAAATCAAGAACCAGGTGCTGGAAACGAAGTACAATTAACGGATGCTATTGAAACGCTTAATAAAACACAACAAGTTTTAGCCCATGAATTCAAAGGGAAACGTTATGATGTTGGGGACAAATTTGGTTATATGATGACAAATATCGAATATGGACTTGAACATAAAGAGATTAAAGATAATTTAAAAGAATATATTATTAAATTAAGTAAAGAATTAGATGGTAGGTTATAA
- a CDS encoding LCP family protein → MAQSRSEIRSPKKKPKKKRKGLKIFLIIVLVLFIVLGLFIWKIYSDVAGTTEKIYKDVETEEVREDAVDISKKDPFSILLLGVDTGDLGRTEQGRSDTMMVMTVNPNTDKTTIVSIPRDTRTEIVGHGTTDKINHAYAFGGTAMSVNTVQNMLNIPIDYYVEVNMQGLQDVVNAVGGVQVTSPLTFSSEGYNFTEGVSASLDGKAALAYSRMRYEDPAGDNGRQERQRQIIQATVEKVASLSTISNYQDILGSLENNMQTNLEFDDMVKIFNNYRSAAGNIQQEQLEASGTTIDGIYYGIASDEELNRVTGLLKEQLELN, encoded by the coding sequence ATGGCACAATCAAGATCTGAAATAAGAAGTCCAAAAAAGAAACCAAAGAAAAAAAGAAAAGGTTTAAAGATTTTTCTGATTATTGTATTAGTACTGTTTATTGTGCTAGGTCTTTTTATTTGGAAAATCTATAGTGATGTAGCTGGTACAACAGAAAAAATTTATAAAGATGTTGAAACAGAAGAAGTTCGTGAAGATGCGGTTGATATAAGTAAGAAAGATCCGTTTTCCATTCTGTTATTAGGTGTAGATACCGGAGATTTAGGTAGAACAGAGCAAGGTCGTTCAGACACGATGATGGTTATGACAGTGAATCCTAATACAGATAAAACTACAATTGTCAGCATTCCTCGTGACACACGTACTGAAATTGTTGGTCATGGAACAACTGATAAAATCAACCATGCCTATGCATTTGGTGGAACAGCTATGTCAGTGAATACGGTTCAAAACATGTTAAATATACCAATTGATTACTATGTTGAAGTTAATATGCAAGGCCTTCAGGATGTCGTTAACGCTGTAGGGGGAGTGCAAGTAACTAGTCCACTAACATTCTCTTCGGAGGGTTATAATTTTACAGAGGGTGTTTCTGCTTCCTTAGATGGGAAAGCTGCACTTGCTTATTCTAGAATGCGTTATGAAGATCCTGCTGGAGATAATGGCCGCCAAGAAAGACAAAGACAAATTATACAAGCAACTGTTGAAAAAGTAGCTTCATTATCTACTATTTCAAATTATCAAGATATTTTAGGTTCATTAGAAAATAATATGCAAACGAATCTTGAATTTGACGATATGGTAAAAATATTTAATAATTATCGTTCAGCTGCTGGAAATATTCAACAAGAGCAACTTGAAGCTTCTGGTACTACAATTGATGGTATATATTATGGTATTGCTTCAGATGAAGAATTAAATAGAGTTACAGGGTTGTTGAAAGAACAATTGGAATTAAATTAA
- a CDS encoding GW dipeptide domain-containing protein, which translates to MKKFEFVTLFSALALFTTLSIDPSNTYALENNEDSTNNVTVYSNEKSIYINPVYKDAQTVTGIAAPNQKVVVESETEYEISGITNDVGEFSLNIPLQEEGAKLIVTLLDDTNEIVSKKDIVVTSDVPTEVESQEKDLLNRFTIGEVTPTNITGKTDPNTEVSVVLENGEVIQGLATTDGNFNISIPTQQIGSKLIINAIENQSLEVFVEADNSKDLTEEIPAIIEEVILEQPQIEPLYIDSRVIKGKTIPNVDLTIELNDGSVINEKVKSNGIFEINIANLSKSKTISVKINNEAGHESELLIVAINAREIPVVEEIKKEQLPELIVPKKEEVAKVTDSQVPLKATLKAKAVVKNGTTYYYIKGKDTLSSVAKKYNVSVQQLIEWNAIANPNVIKQGTIISINGKNVLGSYNKENKQFSTSSEFVAYIAEYAKKAAYNGNGKDLYASVMTAQSVLESGYGKSHLALSGNNLFGVKGSYNGYSIIMETWEEVNGKVVTIDDYFRVYPTFLESLLDNANKLRNGVSWNGNYYNGAWVENTTNHTDATSWLTSRYATDSSYNKKLNSIIENFNLTQYDKTKLYTPMVTKNVAYKGKLLNKDESIYSEPLGKPGYKTIGNTKSYYGKEIQVFKETSDGLYALITYNGKEIGWISTKSIRVTSTKATPTEEAYNYGVWSSPTNGKRVTGLSAYFGKSIEVIGEKNVNGTIWVQFTYNDKVVGWVSKAGIAIGLNPNQVPQATNLYGTPVSNAYDYGIWSQYNGGSKVTGLATYSNKEIQITKSVVDLAGNEKVQLSINGKVIGWVAKQAIEFGVKPVNYTAMTVPDAYNYGVWSDYKGNNKRVAGLNDYSGSQLKVVKEATVSGIKWIQFSANNKIIGWVSAAGIDTNVKPVSYTGMPMPDAYNYGVWNDYKGDNKRVAGLNNYVDQQLKVIKETKAANGTKWVQFSANNKVIGWVSATGIDTNIVPVSYTGMPMPDAYNYGVWNDYKGNNKRVAGLNNYAGQQLKVIKETKAANGSKWVQFSANGKIIGWVSAAGIDTKVVPVSYTGMPVSDAHNYGVWSYYKGSNKRVAGLNEYVGKQLKVVNEAKLPNGTKWVQFSANGKVIGWVSVAGIN; encoded by the coding sequence ATGAAAAAATTTGAATTTGTAACCTTGTTTAGTGCTTTAGCTTTATTTACAACTTTATCCATTGATCCATCTAATACATACGCTTTAGAAAATAATGAGGATTCGACTAACAATGTAACTGTTTATAGCAATGAGAAATCAATTTACATAAATCCTGTCTATAAGGATGCTCAAACTGTGACTGGAATTGCGGCTCCAAATCAAAAAGTAGTAGTGGAGAGTGAAACTGAATATGAAATCAGTGGCATTACTAATGATGTGGGTGAATTCTCTTTGAATATTCCGTTACAAGAAGAAGGAGCAAAATTAATAGTAACCCTTCTAGATGATACAAATGAAATAGTAAGCAAAAAGGATATTGTTGTAACTTCAGATGTTCCAACAGAAGTAGAATCCCAAGAAAAAGATCTTTTAAATCGTTTTACAATAGGTGAGGTAACGCCAACTAATATTACAGGGAAAACTGATCCAAATACAGAAGTTAGTGTAGTACTAGAAAACGGAGAAGTGATTCAAGGATTAGCCACTACCGATGGAAATTTTAATATCTCTATTCCAACCCAACAAATTGGATCTAAACTAATCATTAATGCCATAGAAAATCAATCTTTAGAAGTATTTGTAGAAGCGGATAATTCAAAAGATTTAACTGAAGAAATACCCGCTATCATAGAAGAAGTTATTTTAGAACAACCACAAATAGAACCGTTATACATAGATAGCAGAGTTATCAAAGGTAAAACAATACCTAATGTTGATTTAACTATTGAATTAAATGATGGCAGTGTCATAAATGAGAAAGTGAAGAGTAATGGGATTTTTGAAATAAACATAGCTAATTTATCTAAAAGTAAAACTATTTCAGTAAAAATAAACAATGAAGCGGGTCATGAAAGCGAACTTCTTATTGTAGCAATAAATGCAAGAGAAATCCCCGTAGTTGAAGAAATCAAAAAAGAACAATTACCTGAACTTATTGTTCCAAAAAAAGAAGAAGTAGCCAAAGTAACGGATAGCCAAGTACCACTTAAAGCAACCTTAAAAGCTAAAGCAGTAGTCAAAAATGGTACTACCTATTACTATATAAAAGGTAAGGACACACTGAGTTCTGTAGCGAAAAAATACAATGTCTCAGTACAACAACTGATAGAATGGAATGCTATAGCAAATCCTAATGTAATTAAACAAGGTACGATCATAAGTATTAATGGGAAAAACGTTTTAGGTTCATATAATAAAGAAAATAAACAGTTTTCTACTTCATCAGAATTCGTAGCCTATATTGCAGAGTATGCTAAAAAAGCTGCTTATAATGGAAATGGAAAAGATTTATACGCATCCGTAATGACTGCTCAAAGTGTTTTAGAAAGCGGATATGGGAAAAGTCATTTAGCTCTTTCTGGAAATAACCTATTTGGGGTAAAAGGATCGTACAATGGGTATTCTATAATTATGGAGACCTGGGAAGAAGTAAATGGAAAAGTTGTTACCATTGATGATTACTTTAGAGTGTATCCCACTTTTCTTGAATCATTATTAGATAATGCAAATAAATTGAGAAACGGTGTATCCTGGAATGGCAATTATTACAATGGAGCGTGGGTTGAAAATACAACTAACCATACAGACGCAACAAGTTGGCTAACGAGTCGTTATGCGACAGATTCATCATATAATAAAAAGTTGAATTCAATTATAGAAAACTTTAATTTAACACAATACGATAAAACAAAACTTTATACACCTATGGTTACAAAAAATGTAGCCTACAAAGGCAAATTATTAAATAAAGATGAATCTATTTATTCAGAACCTCTAGGGAAACCAGGTTATAAAACAATTGGCAATACTAAATCTTACTATGGAAAAGAAATTCAAGTATTTAAAGAAACTAGCGATGGTTTATATGCTCTAATTACTTATAACGGAAAAGAAATAGGATGGATCAGCACAAAAAGTATCAGAGTGACCTCTACTAAAGCGACACCTACTGAAGAAGCATATAATTATGGAGTTTGGAGTAGTCCTACTAATGGAAAAAGAGTAACGGGATTATCTGCTTATTTTGGTAAGTCGATAGAAGTAATTGGTGAAAAAAATGTCAATGGCACAATATGGGTCCAATTTACTTATAACGATAAGGTAGTAGGATGGGTTTCAAAAGCAGGAATAGCTATCGGTCTTAATCCTAATCAAGTTCCCCAAGCTACTAATTTATATGGTACACCGGTCTCTAATGCTTATGATTATGGAATTTGGAGTCAGTATAATGGTGGTTCAAAGGTTACAGGACTAGCTACATACTCTAATAAAGAAATTCAAATTACAAAATCTGTAGTTGATTTAGCTGGGAATGAAAAAGTACAGTTATCTATTAATGGAAAAGTAATAGGCTGGGTAGCGAAACAAGCGATTGAATTTGGAGTTAAACCAGTTAATTATACAGCTATGACTGTACCAGATGCATATAATTATGGAGTATGGAGTGATTACAAAGGAAATAATAAGAGAGTAGCTGGCTTGAACGATTATTCTGGTAGTCAATTAAAAGTTGTTAAAGAGGCTACAGTGTCAGGAATTAAGTGGATCCAGTTTTCAGCTAATAACAAAATAATCGGCTGGGTATCAGCAGCTGGAATCGATACAAACGTTAAACCTGTAAGCTATACAGGAATGCCAATGCCAGATGCGTATAATTATGGAGTATGGAATGATTATAAAGGCGACAATAAACGAGTAGCGGGCCTAAACAATTATGTTGATCAACAATTAAAAGTAATAAAAGAAACAAAAGCAGCAAACGGCACAAAATGGGTTCAGTTTTCAGCGAATAACAAAGTAATAGGTTGGGTATCAGCAACTGGAATCGATACAAACATAGTTCCTGTAAGTTATACAGGAATGCCAATGCCAGATGCGTATAATTATGGAGTGTGGAATGATTATAAAGGCAATAACAAACGAGTAGCGGGTCTAAACAACTATGCGGGACAACAATTAAAAGTAATAAAAGAAACAAAAGCAGCAAACGGCTCAAAGTGGGTTCAGTTTTCAGCGAATGGAAAAATAATCGGCTGGGTATCTGCCGCTGGAATTGATACAAAGGTAGTACCAGTGAGTTATACAGGAATGCCTGTATCAGATGCGCATAATTATGGAGTATGGAGCTATTATAAAGGTAGTAACAAACGGGTAGCTGGCTTAAATGAATATGTTGGAAAACAACTAAAGGTAGTGAATGAAGCAAAATTACCAAATGGAACAAAATGGGTACAATTCTCAGCGAATGGAAAAGTAATTGGTTGGGTATCCGTCGCTGGAATCAATTAA
- a CDS encoding acylneuraminate cytidylyltransferase family protein, whose translation MNILFTICGRAGSKGLASKNLKTFHGYPLIAYTLAAIDLFKKRSDYEVDVALNTDSNRLKNMIAEYPEVLIIERKEEHATDTAGKMSVIRNSYQEAKRIQSKEYDYVIDLDLTSPLRTVEDIFNLIKKKKTFPELDVVFSVVESRRNPYFNMVKEEGESVSLVNASAFTSRQEAPIIYDMNASMYLYDPNFLQDNEYIFNGKCGVIQMKDYMVLDIDSEEDFKWMEYIYLKLLKEEIGIQDIYNHIPKMMIFSEE comes from the coding sequence ATGAATATCTTATTTACCATTTGTGGTAGAGCAGGCTCTAAAGGATTAGCTAGTAAAAACCTAAAAACGTTTCATGGTTATCCTTTAATTGCGTATACTTTAGCTGCGATAGATTTATTTAAAAAACGTTCTGATTATGAAGTAGATGTAGCACTAAACACAGATAGCAACCGATTGAAAAACATGATTGCAGAGTACCCTGAAGTTTTAATTATTGAACGTAAAGAAGAACATGCTACAGATACTGCTGGGAAAATGTCCGTTATTCGTAATTCTTACCAAGAAGCAAAACGAATACAATCAAAAGAATACGATTATGTCATTGATTTAGATTTGACCTCTCCTTTAAGAACGGTAGAAGATATCTTCAACTTAATTAAGAAGAAAAAAACATTTCCTGAATTGGATGTGGTATTCTCTGTCGTTGAATCTAGAAGAAATCCTTACTTTAATATGGTTAAAGAAGAAGGGGAGTCTGTTTCATTAGTAAATGCATCTGCGTTCACCTCAAGACAAGAGGCACCTATCATCTATGATATGAATGCTTCAATGTACCTCTATGATCCAAATTTTTTACAAGACAATGAATATATTTTTAATGGCAAATGTGGAGTTATACAAATGAAAGATTATATGGTTTTAGATATTGATTCTGAAGAGGACTTTAAATGGATGGAATATATTTATTTGAAACTGTTAAAAGAAGAAATAGGTATCCAAGATATTTATAACCATATACCTAAAATGATGATCTTTTCTGAAGAATAG
- a CDS encoding Gfo/Idh/MocA family oxidoreductase, whose product MKVIFFGLGSIGQKHYRNLQMICKERDIPLDVSAYRSRKAEHETPSDIHMIYETNEIADDYDVAFITNPTSLHLETLHMIKNKAKYFFVEKPIFEISYAVDEFIENKEAYYIAAPLRYKSIMTELKKFIEDKQVYNARVICSSYLPEWRKDDYKKSYSADPNLGGGIELDCIHELDYVISLFGFPTETKAMYAKKSHLEIKSNDSAAYLLDYDDKIVEVHLDYYGQFSQRKIEIITDDDLIVCDFLENSLTSKRTGEFIQVKEDPNQMYLNELTYFIDNVMTSKENNNNIVHANEVLKIAKETN is encoded by the coding sequence ATGAAGGTGATTTTCTTTGGACTTGGTTCTATAGGACAAAAGCATTATCGAAACCTACAAATGATTTGTAAAGAAAGAGATATTCCACTCGATGTATCTGCTTATCGTTCAAGAAAAGCAGAACACGAAACGCCTTCAGATATTCATATGATTTATGAAACAAATGAAATTGCAGACGATTACGATGTTGCTTTTATTACGAATCCCACTTCACTACATTTGGAAACACTCCATATGATTAAAAATAAGGCGAAATATTTCTTTGTGGAAAAACCCATTTTTGAAATATCTTATGCTGTTGATGAGTTTATTGAAAATAAAGAAGCCTATTACATTGCTGCTCCTTTAAGATATAAAAGTATCATGACAGAGTTAAAGAAATTTATTGAAGATAAGCAAGTATACAATGCACGCGTTATTTGCTCATCCTATCTTCCTGAGTGGCGTAAGGATGATTATAAAAAAAGTTATTCTGCTGACCCTAATCTTGGTGGCGGAATTGAGCTAGACTGCATTCATGAGTTGGACTATGTCATCAGCCTATTTGGTTTTCCCACTGAAACGAAGGCGATGTATGCAAAAAAATCGCATTTAGAAATTAAGTCTAATGATTCTGCAGCTTATTTACTAGATTATGACGATAAAATAGTTGAAGTACATTTAGATTATTATGGTCAATTCTCACAACGAAAAATTGAGATCATTACAGATGATGATTTAATAGTCTGCGATTTTCTTGAAAATAGTTTAACATCTAAACGTACAGGAGAGTTCATTCAAGTAAAAGAAGATCCTAATCAAATGTATCTAAATGAATTAACTTATTTTATTGACAATGTAATGACTAGTAAAGAAAATAATAACAATATCGTTCATGCAAATGAAGTGTTAAAAATTGCTAAGGAGACAAATTAA